In Procambarus clarkii isolate CNS0578487 chromosome 13, FALCON_Pclarkii_2.0, whole genome shotgun sequence, the following are encoded in one genomic region:
- the LOC138364273 gene encoding uncharacterized protein isoform X1: MSTCMHCLLPTRVLYNASRTACGVGSTNTSQVRDGVSKLLRISPDTLSHTNCLRISWYSTRTIVPGTCLQVNHSRPRTKETSSQNALNKEEAAVGKFENVFSNFSISAKPNELSEMNSKRTRDLLSPLRPIPQKKIKSISRTSKVITDSAVLDFIPLPPSPPRENDDLGEFIVIDTRPSEVVFPQTTSGNKCNKENSSNAEAVSKKDHGGSSSSNVVNSVEGGSNGECSGTGSRRSDEVIVSCDSDIIYVPATSESETSKLCDKKNNRTKERTKFHSKRNKSKSVKPSEDNDINILFESPSKNDVDEIMVVCTISAPEKGQDHMLSPGRKLVPGNQRRKCHSSTRQGLKAKPMEEVSAPSNLDIKEKNVSDYKNMELSPDIQKVNVVDPDVVEIVEDPASSSSSRSIEVEVIDVYMSDQEDKCSTTSSDHETRDMDISNSEFISLQKLRVKDLENTEIDISDEVLKLRRELEDLRKWEMTGLGQEILSGKNMKPTDVMFTILSYNVLAQALLTDNMSLYKCCEEEHLSWDYRWALLQHEINDLDPDVLMLQEVQASHYHSHYLPWFTYQGYDGLFKKRTGIKTDGCAIFFKKNKFSLLEHSSVEYLQPEARNVLDRDNIGLIAKLLPVSQPNSAPLCIATTHLLYNPNRHDVKLAQIVLLLSEIDRLSYEGEKGGITKYCPVIVTGDFNAEPHSSLIQFLKEGRLQYEGLARKTLTRHGAIGSLLGPELFPQSLGLTDRCQHAVLAQSRYLENTRGPIFSLSDKRRLEESLIHLYHSDRECLPHNNSNTLYQGRTPSGWFSHGFNFHSVYRHRLNRLGRAPEATTHQNGWTTVDYMLYSRNYSSSLNRPVEGNLKLLARYGLLSGPEADRFAPLPSSVCPSDHFPLAAQFLLRK; encoded by the coding sequence CACCTGCATGCATTGTTTGCTGCCAACACGTGTGCTGTACAACGCGAGTCGTACAGCTTGTGGAGTTGGTAGCACAAACACATCGCAGGTCAGGGATGGTGTGTCCAAGTTGCTGCGGATCAGTCCAGACACACTGTCTCACACCAACTGTCTCAGGATTAGTTGGTACTCAACACGTACAATTGTTCCTGGAACATGTCTTCAGGTTAACCACAGTAGGCCCAGAACAAAGGAGACGTCATCGCAGAATGCTCTAAACAAAGAGGAGGCAGCTGTTGGAAAGTTTGAGAATGTGTTTTCCAATTTCTCTATAAGTGCTAAACCTAATGAGTTGTCTGAAATGAATTCCAAGCGGACCAGGGACTTGTTGTCGCCACTGCGACCTATACCACAAAAAAAGATTAAAAGTATCTCTCGGACCTCAAAGGTTATCACTGATTCTGCTGTCCTGGATTTTATCCCACTCCCGCCCAGTCCGCCACGTGAAAATGATGATTTGGGAGAATTCATTGTCATTGACACCAGACCTTCTGAGGTGGTTTTTCCCCAGACAACAAGTGGTAACAAGTGTAACAAAGAAAACAGCAGTAATGCTGAGGCAGTATCTAAGAAGGATCATggcggtagtagtagtagtaatgtaGTGAATTCAGTGGAAGGTGGAAGCAATGGTGAGTGTTCTGGGACAGGATCTAGACGTAGTGATGAAGTGATAGTGTCGTGTGATAGTGACATCATTTATGTTCCTGCAACCTCAGAGTCTGAAACGAGTAAATTGTGCGATAAGAAAAACAATAGAACTAAAGAAAGAACTAAATTTCACAGTAAAAGAAACAAAAGCAAATCTGTCAAACCCTCTGAAGACAATgacataaatattttatttgaaaGTCCTAGTAAGAATGATGTTGATGAAATCATGGTAGTGTGCACCATTTCAGCACCTGAAAAGGGGCAAGATCATATGCTATCACCAGGAAGAAAACTTGTGCCAGGCAATCAGAGAAGAAAGTGCCACTCAAGCACAAGACAAGGGCTCAAGGCAAAACCAATGGAAGAGGTTTCTGCTCCATCCAATTTAGATATAAAAGAAAAGAATGTATCTGACTACAAGAATATGGAATTAAGTCCTGATATTCAGAAGGTGAATGTGGTAGATCCTGATGTTGTGGAGATTGTTGAGGATCCTGCATCTTCGTCCAGCAGCAGATCTATTGAGGTGGAGGTCATTGATGTTTATATGTCTGATCAAGAAGATAAATGTAGTACTACCTCTTCTGATCATGAGACTAGAGATATGGATATCAGCAATTCGGAATTTATATCTCTTCAGAAATTACGAGTTAAGGATTTGGAAAACACAGAAATAGATATTAGTGATGAGGTGCTAAAATTACGAAGAGAATTGGAAGACTTAAGGAAGTGGGAGATGACAGGTCTTGGGCAGGAAATTTTGTCTGGGAAGAACATGAAGCCAACTGATGTTATGTTTACAATTTTGTCTTACAATGTGTTGGCTCAGGCTCTGCTGACTGACAATATGAGTCTTTACAAATGTTGTGAGGAGGAACATCTCTCATGGGACTACAGATGGGCACTGCTACAACATGAGATCAATGACCTGGACCCTGATGTGCTCATGTTACAGGAAGTGCAGGCCTCCCATTATCACAGTCATTATCTCCCTTGGTTCACATACCAGGGATATGATGGATTGTTTAAGAAACGAACAGGAATTAAGACTGATGGTTGTGCCATATTCTTCAAAAAAAATAAATTCTCTTTGTTAGAACACAGTAGTGTGGAGTATCTTCAGCCAGAAGCTAGAAATGTTTTAGACCGTGACAATATTGGACTTATAGCAAAACTTTTACCAGTATCGCAGCCAAACTCTGCACCTTTATGTATTGCAACAACACATCTCTTGTACAACCCTAACAGGCATGATGTAAAGCTGGCTCAGATAGTATTGTTGCTCTCTGAGATAGACAGACTAAGCTATGAAGGAGAGAAAGGGGGCATAACAAAGTACTGCCCTGTAATAGTaactggagattttaatgctgaaccccatagttcattaATACAGTTTTTAAAGGAGGGCCGACTGCAGTACGAAGGTTTGGCTCGTAAAACTCTGACCAGGCATGGAGCTATTGGGTCATTACTTGGGCCAGAACTCTTTCCCCAGTCTCTTGGGCTCACAGATCGCTGTCAGCATGCAGTGTTAGCACAAAGTCGTTACCTGGAAAATACACGTGGGCCCATTTTCTCCCTGTCAGACAAACGAAGACTAGAAGAATCGCTAATACATCTGTATCATTCAGATCGTGAGTGTTTACCCCATAATAACTCTAATACCCTATATCAAGGGCGCACACCATCTGGATGGTTTTCTCACGGATTCAACTTTCACTCTGTTTACCGCCACCGCTTGAATCGCTTGGGCAGGGCTCCTGAAGCTACCACTCATCAGAATGGCTGGACAACGGTGGACTATATGCTGTATTCTCGTAACTATTCTTCCTCTTTAAACAGACCAGTTGAGGGAAATCTGAAATTGCTGGCTCGTTATGGGTTGCTGTCAGGACCAGAAGCTGATAGATTTGCACCTCTACCTTCATCAGTGTGTCCGTCTGACCATTTTCCCCTTGCTGCTCAGTTTTTGCTGCGAAAATAA
- the LOC138364273 gene encoding uncharacterized protein isoform X2, translating into MHCLLPTRVLYNASRTACGVGSTNTSQVRDGVSKLLRISPDTLSHTNCLRISWYSTRTIVPGTCLQVNHSRPRTKETSSQNALNKEEAAVGKFENVFSNFSISAKPNELSEMNSKRTRDLLSPLRPIPQKKIKSISRTSKVITDSAVLDFIPLPPSPPRENDDLGEFIVIDTRPSEVVFPQTTSGNKCNKENSSNAEAVSKKDHGGSSSSNVVNSVEGGSNGECSGTGSRRSDEVIVSCDSDIIYVPATSESETSKLCDKKNNRTKERTKFHSKRNKSKSVKPSEDNDINILFESPSKNDVDEIMVVCTISAPEKGQDHMLSPGRKLVPGNQRRKCHSSTRQGLKAKPMEEVSAPSNLDIKEKNVSDYKNMELSPDIQKVNVVDPDVVEIVEDPASSSSSRSIEVEVIDVYMSDQEDKCSTTSSDHETRDMDISNSEFISLQKLRVKDLENTEIDISDEVLKLRRELEDLRKWEMTGLGQEILSGKNMKPTDVMFTILSYNVLAQALLTDNMSLYKCCEEEHLSWDYRWALLQHEINDLDPDVLMLQEVQASHYHSHYLPWFTYQGYDGLFKKRTGIKTDGCAIFFKKNKFSLLEHSSVEYLQPEARNVLDRDNIGLIAKLLPVSQPNSAPLCIATTHLLYNPNRHDVKLAQIVLLLSEIDRLSYEGEKGGITKYCPVIVTGDFNAEPHSSLIQFLKEGRLQYEGLARKTLTRHGAIGSLLGPELFPQSLGLTDRCQHAVLAQSRYLENTRGPIFSLSDKRRLEESLIHLYHSDRECLPHNNSNTLYQGRTPSGWFSHGFNFHSVYRHRLNRLGRAPEATTHQNGWTTVDYMLYSRNYSSSLNRPVEGNLKLLARYGLLSGPEADRFAPLPSSVCPSDHFPLAAQFLLRK; encoded by the coding sequence ATGCATTGTTTGCTGCCAACACGTGTGCTGTACAACGCGAGTCGTACAGCTTGTGGAGTTGGTAGCACAAACACATCGCAGGTCAGGGATGGTGTGTCCAAGTTGCTGCGGATCAGTCCAGACACACTGTCTCACACCAACTGTCTCAGGATTAGTTGGTACTCAACACGTACAATTGTTCCTGGAACATGTCTTCAGGTTAACCACAGTAGGCCCAGAACAAAGGAGACGTCATCGCAGAATGCTCTAAACAAAGAGGAGGCAGCTGTTGGAAAGTTTGAGAATGTGTTTTCCAATTTCTCTATAAGTGCTAAACCTAATGAGTTGTCTGAAATGAATTCCAAGCGGACCAGGGACTTGTTGTCGCCACTGCGACCTATACCACAAAAAAAGATTAAAAGTATCTCTCGGACCTCAAAGGTTATCACTGATTCTGCTGTCCTGGATTTTATCCCACTCCCGCCCAGTCCGCCACGTGAAAATGATGATTTGGGAGAATTCATTGTCATTGACACCAGACCTTCTGAGGTGGTTTTTCCCCAGACAACAAGTGGTAACAAGTGTAACAAAGAAAACAGCAGTAATGCTGAGGCAGTATCTAAGAAGGATCATggcggtagtagtagtagtaatgtaGTGAATTCAGTGGAAGGTGGAAGCAATGGTGAGTGTTCTGGGACAGGATCTAGACGTAGTGATGAAGTGATAGTGTCGTGTGATAGTGACATCATTTATGTTCCTGCAACCTCAGAGTCTGAAACGAGTAAATTGTGCGATAAGAAAAACAATAGAACTAAAGAAAGAACTAAATTTCACAGTAAAAGAAACAAAAGCAAATCTGTCAAACCCTCTGAAGACAATgacataaatattttatttgaaaGTCCTAGTAAGAATGATGTTGATGAAATCATGGTAGTGTGCACCATTTCAGCACCTGAAAAGGGGCAAGATCATATGCTATCACCAGGAAGAAAACTTGTGCCAGGCAATCAGAGAAGAAAGTGCCACTCAAGCACAAGACAAGGGCTCAAGGCAAAACCAATGGAAGAGGTTTCTGCTCCATCCAATTTAGATATAAAAGAAAAGAATGTATCTGACTACAAGAATATGGAATTAAGTCCTGATATTCAGAAGGTGAATGTGGTAGATCCTGATGTTGTGGAGATTGTTGAGGATCCTGCATCTTCGTCCAGCAGCAGATCTATTGAGGTGGAGGTCATTGATGTTTATATGTCTGATCAAGAAGATAAATGTAGTACTACCTCTTCTGATCATGAGACTAGAGATATGGATATCAGCAATTCGGAATTTATATCTCTTCAGAAATTACGAGTTAAGGATTTGGAAAACACAGAAATAGATATTAGTGATGAGGTGCTAAAATTACGAAGAGAATTGGAAGACTTAAGGAAGTGGGAGATGACAGGTCTTGGGCAGGAAATTTTGTCTGGGAAGAACATGAAGCCAACTGATGTTATGTTTACAATTTTGTCTTACAATGTGTTGGCTCAGGCTCTGCTGACTGACAATATGAGTCTTTACAAATGTTGTGAGGAGGAACATCTCTCATGGGACTACAGATGGGCACTGCTACAACATGAGATCAATGACCTGGACCCTGATGTGCTCATGTTACAGGAAGTGCAGGCCTCCCATTATCACAGTCATTATCTCCCTTGGTTCACATACCAGGGATATGATGGATTGTTTAAGAAACGAACAGGAATTAAGACTGATGGTTGTGCCATATTCTTCAAAAAAAATAAATTCTCTTTGTTAGAACACAGTAGTGTGGAGTATCTTCAGCCAGAAGCTAGAAATGTTTTAGACCGTGACAATATTGGACTTATAGCAAAACTTTTACCAGTATCGCAGCCAAACTCTGCACCTTTATGTATTGCAACAACACATCTCTTGTACAACCCTAACAGGCATGATGTAAAGCTGGCTCAGATAGTATTGTTGCTCTCTGAGATAGACAGACTAAGCTATGAAGGAGAGAAAGGGGGCATAACAAAGTACTGCCCTGTAATAGTaactggagattttaatgctgaaccccatagttcattaATACAGTTTTTAAAGGAGGGCCGACTGCAGTACGAAGGTTTGGCTCGTAAAACTCTGACCAGGCATGGAGCTATTGGGTCATTACTTGGGCCAGAACTCTTTCCCCAGTCTCTTGGGCTCACAGATCGCTGTCAGCATGCAGTGTTAGCACAAAGTCGTTACCTGGAAAATACACGTGGGCCCATTTTCTCCCTGTCAGACAAACGAAGACTAGAAGAATCGCTAATACATCTGTATCATTCAGATCGTGAGTGTTTACCCCATAATAACTCTAATACCCTATATCAAGGGCGCACACCATCTGGATGGTTTTCTCACGGATTCAACTTTCACTCTGTTTACCGCCACCGCTTGAATCGCTTGGGCAGGGCTCCTGAAGCTACCACTCATCAGAATGGCTGGACAACGGTGGACTATATGCTGTATTCTCGTAACTATTCTTCCTCTTTAAACAGACCAGTTGAGGGAAATCTGAAATTGCTGGCTCGTTATGGGTTGCTGTCAGGACCAGAAGCTGATAGATTTGCACCTCTACCTTCATCAGTGTGTCCGTCTGACCATTTTCCCCTTGCTGCTCAGTTTTTGCTGCGAAAATAA